A region of Deltaproteobacteria bacterium DNA encodes the following proteins:
- a CDS encoding zinc ribbon domain-containing protein, producing MPIYEFFCKKCNTIYKFFSRTIDTTTVPKCPKCRRAKLERVFSSFATVRSKGEDSGPGADMPDIDETKLERAVELLEKESRGIDEDDPRQAADLMRKLTDAAGISMGEGMEEAIARLEKGDDPEEIEREMGDLLDDESFKFDSKKKKRGKKADAKPEIDETLYEL from the coding sequence ATGCCGATTTATGAGTTCTTCTGCAAAAAATGTAATACGATATATAAATTCTTCTCGCGCACAATAGACACCACGACTGTTCCGAAATGCCCCAAATGCAGGAGGGCAAAGCTCGAAAGGGTTTTTTCCTCATTCGCCACAGTTCGGAGCAAGGGCGAAGATTCCGGTCCCGGAGCGGATATGCCCGATATAGACGAGACCAAGCTTGAGCGCGCGGTTGAATTGCTGGAGAAAGAATCCCGGGGAATAGATGAGGACGACCCCCGGCAGGCCGCGGATTTGATGAGGAAGCTCACAGACGCGGCCGGTATTTCCATGGGGGAGGGCATGGAAGAGGCCATAGCGCGGCTTGAAAAAGGCGATGACCCGGAGGAGATAGAAAGGGAGATGGGCGATTTGCTGGACGACGAGTCGTTCAAATTCGATTCCAAAAAGAAGAAGCGCGGCAAGAAAGCCGATGCAAAACCCGAAATTGACGAGACCCTCTATGAGCTATGA
- a CDS encoding flavodoxin family protein, which yields MELNEIQMMLCEESKWDFSDLKALFLNCTLKKSPRLSHTEGLMTISKAIMEKNGVSVELLRPVDYDIAYGVYGDMTEHGWDKDDWPGIYEKVQAAEILVIGSPIWLGEKSSVCTKIVERLYANSSQLNDEGQYAYYGKVGGCLITGNEDGAKHCSMNILYSLQHLGYVIPPQADAGWIGEAGPGPSYLDPGSGGPENDFTNRNTTFMTWNLLHLARMIKDAGGIPAHGNQRSEWDAGCRFDYENPEHR from the coding sequence ATGGAATTGAATGAGATACAGATGATGTTGTGTGAAGAAAGCAAATGGGATTTTTCCGACCTTAAAGCGCTGTTTTTGAACTGCACACTGAAAAAGTCGCCCCGGTTATCACATACCGAGGGACTAATGACTATCTCTAAAGCTATCATGGAAAAAAACGGAGTTTCGGTTGAGCTGCTCCGTCCGGTGGATTACGACATCGCATACGGGGTATACGGGGATATGACGGAGCACGGCTGGGATAAGGACGACTGGCCCGGGATTTATGAAAAGGTCCAGGCCGCTGAGATTCTGGTTATCGGTTCTCCTATATGGCTTGGGGAAAAGTCCTCGGTGTGCACAAAAATTGTTGAAAGGCTGTACGCGAATTCGAGCCAGCTGAACGATGAGGGTCAGTATGCCTATTACGGCAAGGTGGGGGGATGTCTTATCACCGGGAACGAGGACGGGGCGAAGCACTGCTCGATGAATATTTTATATTCGCTTCAGCATTTGGGATACGTTATTCCTCCCCAGGCGGACGCCGGATGGATTGGCGAGGCCGGTCCGGGGCCTTCGTACCTCGATCCGGGCTCCGGGGGGCCGGAGAATGATTTTACCAACCGCAATACTACTTTCATGACGTGGAACCTGCTCCACCTGGCGAGAATGATTAAGGACGCGGGCGGAATACCCGCTCACGGGAACCAGCGCTCGGAGTGGGATGCGGGATGCAGGTTCGATTATGAGAACCCGGAGCACAGATGA
- a CDS encoding metal-dependent hydrolase, with product MDPVSQGLVGAVLPQSVSNKKEIRLAALVGFLSGVLADIDVLIRSSEDPLLVLEYHRHFTHSLIFIPVGGLVAAGLLWPFMKKRMSFGKVYLYATLGYATAGLLDACTNYGTQLLWPFSDWRIGWNVISIIDPVFTLMLACFVVIAVFKNSRYIARAGLAFAVLYLLFGLFQRERAEDFMRTIADGRGHEVERITVHPSIGNLVLWRSIYESEGEYYVDAVRAGLLSGPGIYEGGSLEAVELTNNFHDIDKNSVLYKDILRFQHFSDGYLVIHPDYPNVLGDLRYSLLPNSVKPLWGIEINMDREDQHVSMSDYDRNVTGDNWRAFLKMLRGEELDERH from the coding sequence ATGGACCCTGTAAGCCAGGGACTGGTGGGAGCGGTCCTGCCTCAAAGCGTTTCAAACAAAAAGGAGATACGGCTGGCGGCTCTTGTCGGTTTTCTGTCCGGGGTGCTTGCCGATATAGATGTTCTTATCCGTTCTTCGGAAGACCCTCTTCTTGTACTCGAATACCACAGGCACTTCACCCATTCGCTGATATTTATTCCCGTGGGCGGTCTGGTCGCGGCGGGGCTGCTCTGGCCCTTCATGAAAAAGCGCATGAGTTTCGGGAAGGTATATCTCTACGCGACCCTGGGATACGCGACCGCCGGTCTTCTGGACGCATGCACCAATTACGGCACGCAGCTCCTGTGGCCGTTTTCGGATTGGAGAATAGGGTGGAATGTCATATCCATTATCGATCCCGTCTTCACGCTCATGCTGGCCTGCTTTGTTGTGATCGCTGTTTTCAAAAACTCGCGTTATATCGCCCGGGCCGGACTCGCCTTTGCCGTTCTCTATCTTCTTTTCGGGCTTTTTCAGAGGGAAAGGGCGGAGGATTTTATGAGGACGATTGCCGACGGCAGAGGCCATGAGGTTGAGCGTATCACCGTGCATCCCTCGATAGGCAATCTCGTACTCTGGCGATCGATATACGAAAGTGAGGGGGAGTATTATGTGGACGCCGTCAGAGCCGGCCTGTTGTCAGGACCCGGAATTTATGAAGGCGGCTCGCTTGAGGCGGTTGAACTCACGAATAATTTTCATGACATTGATAAAAATTCGGTCCTTTACAAAGACATACTCCGTTTTCAACATTTCTCCGACGGTTATTTGGTCATACACCCCGATTATCCGAACGTACTGGGAGATCTCAGGTACTCCCTCTTGCCTAACAGTGTCAAGCCGCTCTGGGGGATTGAAATAAATATGGATAGGGAAGATCAGCACGTGAGCATGTCGGACTATGACAGGAATGTTACGGGGGATAATTGGCGCGCCTTTCTTAAAATGCTGCGCGGTGAGGAGCTGGATGAGCGGCATTAA
- a CDS encoding glucose 1-dehydrogenase, which yields MRLEGKTAFITGGGEGIGRATALLFCEEGARVGIMGRTKSKLDEVVSAAEGPGEIVALEGDVSVEEDVKSAVDDFYGQFGRIDILFNNAGILEGGTVVTTTADVWDRTININVKGVFLVSKYVVPYMAKHGGGSIINNSSVLGMVGMENCVAYNASKGAVRQITRSMALDHAKDNIRVNSVCPGYIKTKMDPEFMGNPPDADEQLDKIAADMIPLVRRAEPVEVGHAVLYLASDEARYVTGSDLVIDGGWTTL from the coding sequence ATGAGACTGGAAGGAAAAACCGCGTTCATAACCGGAGGAGGGGAGGGCATAGGGCGGGCGACGGCGCTACTATTTTGTGAAGAGGGCGCCAGAGTGGGCATAATGGGGCGGACGAAATCGAAGCTGGATGAGGTGGTCTCGGCGGCTGAAGGGCCGGGAGAGATTGTAGCACTCGAAGGCGACGTCTCGGTCGAAGAGGATGTTAAAAGTGCGGTCGATGATTTTTACGGACAGTTCGGCAGGATCGATATACTGTTCAACAACGCCGGAATACTCGAGGGAGGCACGGTGGTTACGACTACGGCGGATGTGTGGGACAGGACGATAAATATAAACGTAAAGGGTGTTTTCCTTGTGAGTAAATACGTGGTTCCCTATATGGCCAAGCACGGCGGCGGCTCGATAATAAACAACTCGTCCGTACTCGGAATGGTGGGAATGGAGAACTGCGTCGCCTATAACGCGTCCAAGGGAGCGGTGAGACAGATAACCAGGAGTATGGCGCTCGACCACGCCAAAGACAATATCCGGGTGAATTCCGTCTGCCCCGGCTATATAAAAACCAAAATGGACCCCGAGTTTATGGGAAATCCTCCCGACGCGGATGAGCAGCTCGATAAGATAGCCGCGGATATGATTCCGCTCGTGCGGCGCGCCGAGCCTGTGGAGGTCGGCCACGCCGTTCTCTATCTCGCAAGCGATGAAGCGAGGTATGTAACTGGCTCCGACCTTGTGATTGACGGGGGATGGACGACGCTTTAG
- a CDS encoding dihydrolipoyl dehydrogenase, whose protein sequence is MKNLKADVAVIGAGTAGMVAYSSAKKNTDKVVLIEGGQYGTTCARIGCMPSKLLIAAAEASHSIEEAPGFGIYTNGGKTIDGVKVMERVRSERDRFVGFVLDKVESIPGEYNIRGRARFLDGNTLQVDDHTTVEAKSIVIATGSSPSVLPMFQGLGDRLIVNDDIFYWNDLPESAVVFGAGIIGLELGQALHRLGVRTIILSKDGLVGPLNHPEIKKYAAKTFAEEFYVDTDALVYSVEKNGNKISVKFRDLEGGDRTESFDYLLAATGRVPNVKNLGLENTGLELDGRGVPLYDRFTLQCGESSVFIAGDADNHLPLLHEASDEGHIAGENAAAFPDIRAGRRTTPLTIVFTEPQIAITGQGYNELKERENLCFVTGKVSFENQGRSRVMLKNRGLLHIYAEYGSGLFLGAEMFGPRAEHIGHLLAWSLENKMTICDMLDMPFYHPVIEEGVRTALRDANEKLNMGPGLSQDSIECGPGI, encoded by the coding sequence TTGAAAAATTTAAAAGCGGATGTAGCGGTTATAGGCGCGGGGACAGCCGGGATGGTCGCTTACAGCAGCGCCAAAAAAAATACCGATAAAGTGGTTTTGATCGAGGGGGGACAATACGGGACCACCTGCGCGAGAATCGGGTGTATGCCGAGTAAATTGTTGATCGCCGCCGCCGAAGCCTCGCACTCGATTGAAGAGGCGCCGGGATTCGGAATTTACACCAATGGGGGAAAAACTATCGACGGAGTTAAGGTTATGGAGCGGGTCAGAAGTGAGAGGGACCGCTTCGTCGGATTTGTCCTGGATAAAGTCGAGTCGATCCCCGGTGAATATAATATCAGGGGTCGTGCCCGGTTTCTGGACGGAAACACCCTTCAGGTGGATGACCATACAACCGTCGAGGCAAAGTCGATTGTAATCGCGACCGGGTCAAGCCCCTCGGTTCTGCCCATGTTTCAGGGGCTGGGAGACCGTTTGATAGTAAATGACGATATTTTTTACTGGAACGATCTGCCCGAATCGGCGGTCGTCTTCGGCGCGGGAATAATAGGTCTCGAACTGGGTCAGGCGCTCCACCGTCTGGGGGTTCGGACGATAATACTGAGCAAAGACGGACTCGTCGGGCCGCTAAATCATCCCGAGATAAAAAAATACGCCGCGAAGACCTTCGCCGAAGAATTTTATGTCGATACCGACGCCCTGGTTTACAGCGTCGAAAAGAATGGGAATAAAATTTCTGTGAAGTTCAGGGACCTCGAAGGCGGGGATCGTACCGAAAGTTTTGATTACCTGCTTGCGGCCACGGGCAGAGTGCCTAACGTAAAGAATCTAGGGCTTGAAAACACCGGTCTTGAGCTTGACGGGAGAGGGGTTCCGCTCTACGACCGTTTTACGCTTCAGTGCGGAGAAAGCTCTGTTTTCATCGCAGGGGACGCGGACAACCACCTGCCGTTACTTCACGAAGCCTCGGACGAGGGGCATATTGCGGGGGAGAACGCGGCCGCCTTCCCCGATATAAGGGCGGGGCGGAGAACGACGCCGCTTACGATTGTTTTCACGGAGCCCCAGATAGCTATCACGGGACAGGGTTATAATGAGCTCAAGGAAAGGGAAAATCTTTGCTTCGTTACGGGTAAGGTCTCTTTCGAGAATCAGGGCCGGAGCAGGGTGATGCTTAAAAACAGGGGTTTGCTCCATATATACGCTGAATACGGGAGCGGATTATTCCTGGGAGCCGAGATGTTCGGTCCGAGGGCCGAGCACATAGGGCATTTGCTCGCGTGGTCGCTCGAGAATAAGATGACAATATGCGATATGCTCGATATGCCTTTTTACCACCCCGTTATAGAAGAGGGAGTCAGAACCGCTTTGAGAGACGCGAATGAAAAGCTAAACATGGGTCCCGGCCTTTCCCAGGACAGCATAGAATGCGGGCCGGGGATTTAA
- a CDS encoding glutathione S-transferase family protein: MIDLYTSGTPNGRKVSVMLEEIELPYKLIHVHLSKLEQKEEWYLEINPNGRIPAIVDHDNGGFTLFESGAILIYLAEKTGKLLPQDINGRSTVIQWLMFQMSAIGPMQGQAHVFYRYAPEKIDYAIGRYQRETKRLYTVLDTRLEGNEFLAGDFFSIADIATYPWIAVHNWAGVDIDDLPNLRRWMRTVRRRPAVKKGMDVPKSRKTDISEAEKRGSKLLV, from the coding sequence ATGATCGATCTTTACACATCGGGAACGCCGAACGGAAGGAAAGTCTCTGTCATGCTTGAGGAGATAGAGCTTCCGTACAAGCTAATTCATGTACATCTGAGCAAACTGGAGCAGAAGGAGGAGTGGTATCTTGAAATTAATCCCAACGGGAGAATTCCCGCAATCGTGGATCACGATAACGGCGGATTCACACTTTTCGAGTCGGGCGCAATACTGATATACCTGGCCGAGAAAACGGGAAAGCTCCTGCCTCAGGATATAAATGGACGCTCGACTGTTATTCAATGGCTCATGTTTCAAATGTCCGCAATAGGCCCGATGCAGGGGCAGGCACATGTTTTTTACAGGTACGCGCCAGAAAAAATCGATTACGCCATAGGTCGCTACCAGCGTGAGACCAAGAGGCTCTATACCGTGCTTGATACCCGGCTTGAGGGTAATGAATTCCTGGCGGGCGACTTTTTCTCCATTGCCGATATTGCGACCTATCCCTGGATAGCCGTACATAACTGGGCGGGCGTGGACATAGACGACCTTCCGAACCTGAGGAGATGGATGAGAACGGTGAGGAGACGTCCGGCTGTGAAAAAGGGTATGGATGTTCCGAAGTCGAGAAAAACGGACATATCGGAAGCCGAGAAGAGGGGGTCGAAACTTCTCGTCTAA
- a CDS encoding alpha/beta hydrolase, producing the protein MDNPDLGFHYIYIPPSGPSYEKTILLLHGTGGDEESLIPVAQMMLPGAAVLSPRGKVLENGMPRFFRRLAEGVFDMEDLRLRTRELAEFVKNATEAYGINQKKLVAAGYSNGANIASSAMLSFPDLINAAVLFHPMVPFVPESLPDLSHVEIFITAGTNDPIVAPEQSEALAKLFTDSGARVEVFWHNRGHSLTHEEIISAKSFLEESLK; encoded by the coding sequence ATGGATAATCCTGACCTGGGTTTTCATTATATATATATCCCGCCGTCAGGTCCCTCGTATGAAAAAACTATTTTGCTCCTCCACGGGACTGGCGGCGACGAAGAAAGCCTGATTCCGGTAGCGCAAATGATGCTGCCGGGAGCAGCGGTGCTGAGCCCGCGCGGAAAAGTTCTGGAAAACGGGATGCCCAGATTTTTCAGGCGGCTTGCGGAAGGCGTTTTCGATATGGAGGATCTCCGTTTGAGGACCCGCGAGCTGGCCGAATTTGTCAAAAACGCGACCGAAGCATACGGTATAAATCAAAAGAAATTAGTTGCAGCCGGATATTCAAACGGCGCCAACATAGCCTCAAGCGCAATGTTATCGTTCCCGGATTTAATCAACGCAGCGGTTTTATTTCACCCGATGGTTCCCTTCGTCCCTGAAAGTCTCCCTGATCTGTCTCACGTGGAAATTTTCATTACAGCCGGGACAAACGACCCTATAGTCGCGCCCGAGCAGTCAGAGGCTCTGGCAAAGCTTTTTACGGATTCAGGCGCCAGGGTGGAAGTATTCTGGCACAACAGAGGTCACAGCCTTACCCATGAAGAAATAATCTCGGCAAAATCATTTCTTGAGGAATCCCTTAAATAG
- a CDS encoding ring-cleaving dioxygenase: MGGKIKGIHHITAIAGNAGTNHEFYTKVLGLRLVKKTVNFDDPGTYHFYFGNAGGEPGTILTFFPWEGIRRGRAGTGQVTSASFSISQDSVDFWLERFRSHNVTYNNPSQRFGEEVIVFLDPDGLKLELAADSTDNGVSPWVIDGVTEEHAVRGFYNATLTLEGYESTASLLTEVFGYKKTDEHMNRFRFRNPHSQHANIIDLVCLPSGQRGSVAGGSVHHIAFRVADEAEQLEMRERLIELGFNVTPQLDRNYFKSVYFREPGGVLFEIATDLPGFTVDENINELGENLMLPDWLEDKRKEIEGVLPALA, encoded by the coding sequence ATGGGTGGAAAGATAAAGGGAATTCATCACATAACGGCAATTGCGGGAAACGCAGGTACGAACCACGAGTTTTATACGAAGGTGCTCGGATTGCGGCTGGTAAAAAAGACGGTAAATTTCGACGACCCCGGTACGTATCACTTCTATTTCGGCAATGCGGGCGGAGAGCCCGGGACTATACTCACCTTCTTTCCCTGGGAGGGTATCAGAAGGGGGAGGGCGGGGACGGGACAGGTGACGTCCGCTTCCTTTAGCATTTCGCAGGACTCTGTTGATTTTTGGCTGGAAAGATTCCGCAGCCACAACGTCACCTATAACAATCCTTCACAGAGGTTTGGAGAAGAAGTTATCGTTTTCCTCGATCCCGACGGGCTTAAACTCGAGCTTGCTGCCGATTCGACAGATAACGGCGTGAGTCCGTGGGTAATAGACGGCGTCACTGAAGAGCACGCCGTCAGGGGTTTTTACAACGCCACACTGACGCTTGAAGGCTATGAGAGCACTGCGAGTTTGCTTACCGAGGTATTCGGCTACAAGAAAACGGACGAGCATATGAACCGTTTCAGGTTTCGGAACCCGCACTCTCAGCACGCGAATATTATTGACCTTGTATGCCTCCCTTCAGGGCAGCGCGGCAGTGTGGCCGGGGGCTCCGTACATCACATAGCGTTCAGGGTCGCGGATGAGGCCGAGCAGCTAGAAATGAGAGAAAGGCTTATAGAACTCGGATTCAACGTTACCCCGCAGCTGGACAGAAATTATTTTAAATCCGTGTATTTCAGGGAGCCCGGGGGCGTGCTGTTTGAAATCGCGACAGACCTACCGGGATTTACAGTGGACGAGAACATAAACGAACTGGGAGAAAATCTGATGCTTCCCGACTGGCTTGAGGACAAGAGAAAGGAGATTGAAGGCGTTCTTCCAGCGCTTGCTTAA
- a CDS encoding DUF5996 family protein: MDKLDKDELTNSDSGLIFPALPLEEWEDTKNTLHLYFQIVGKIRLALFPKMNHWWHVTLYLSPRGITTRPIPYGNILFEIEFDFIDHRLIIRTSTGSARSFELNALPVSEFYKRLFSSLSELGVSVSIKGEPYDVPFSDKPFEVDREHSSYNREYVHRYWTALFQVNSVFEEFRGRFIGKSTPVHLFWHHADLALTRFSGRPAPPMDGGTVADREAYSHEVVSFGFWAGDENVREPAFYSYTYPEPENLSGQALSPKEAFWNTGGGNSMALYMYNDMRKSENPESALLEFLESAYLAGAGLADWSIEDFELKSVK, from the coding sequence ATGGATAAATTGGATAAAGATGAACTAACAAACAGCGATTCCGGTTTAATCTTTCCTGCGCTCCCGCTTGAGGAATGGGAGGATACGAAAAATACGCTTCATTTATACTTTCAGATCGTGGGCAAGATACGGCTCGCGCTCTTCCCCAAAATGAATCACTGGTGGCATGTGACCCTGTACCTATCCCCGCGGGGTATTACGACGAGGCCGATTCCGTACGGAAATATATTATTCGAGATTGAATTCGATTTCATAGACCACAGATTAATCATAAGAACGAGTACCGGATCGGCAAGGTCTTTTGAATTGAATGCTTTGCCGGTCTCTGAATTCTACAAGAGACTATTTTCTTCATTATCCGAACTGGGTGTCAGCGTTTCTATAAAAGGAGAGCCTTATGATGTTCCATTCAGCGATAAGCCGTTTGAAGTTGATCGGGAGCACTCATCTTACAACAGGGAATACGTCCATCGCTACTGGACAGCACTGTTTCAAGTGAATTCCGTATTTGAGGAATTTAGGGGGAGATTTATAGGCAAAAGCACTCCCGTTCATCTGTTCTGGCATCACGCCGACCTCGCGCTTACAAGATTTTCAGGAAGACCTGCCCCCCCTATGGACGGGGGAACGGTAGCGGACCGTGAAGCGTATTCGCATGAGGTAGTCAGCTTCGGGTTCTGGGCGGGAGATGAGAACGTAAGGGAGCCCGCGTTCTATTCGTATACGTATCCCGAGCCCGAGAACCTCTCGGGCCAGGCGCTCAGCCCCAAAGAGGCTTTCTGGAACACCGGGGGCGGCAATTCCATGGCCCTTTACATGTATAACGATATGAGGAAGTCGGAAAATCCGGAATCCGCTCTGCTTGAATTTTTGGAAAGCGCTTATCTGGCCGGGGCCGGATTGGCCGATTGGAGTATAGAGGACTTTGAATTAAAGAGCGTAAAATAG
- a CDS encoding nuclear transport factor 2 family protein — translation MTDEERKSIASEYLKSLDYGRDFFHLFAEDAEVFFPNWGIARGSEEYKKLFSDLGAMVEDFRHHHGYINWIVQGDMVVAEGSSEGKLKSGESWTDSKWCDVFEIRDGKIQRLYIYLDPEYSRY, via the coding sequence ATGACGGACGAGGAAAGAAAATCGATTGCATCCGAGTATCTGAAGAGCCTCGATTACGGAAGGGATTTTTTCCACCTGTTCGCTGAAGATGCCGAGGTGTTTTTTCCCAATTGGGGTATCGCCCGCGGCAGCGAAGAATATAAAAAGCTCTTTTCGGACCTTGGAGCTATGGTCGAGGATTTCAGGCACCATCACGGGTATATCAACTGGATCGTACAGGGCGATATGGTTGTGGCAGAGGGATCGAGCGAGGGAAAACTAAAATCGGGCGAGTCCTGGACAGACAGCAAATGGTGCGACGTATTTGAAATCAGGGACGGCAAGATTCAGCGTCTGTACATTTACCTTGACCCGGAATATTCCAGGTACTGA
- a CDS encoding helix-turn-helix domain-containing protein, with amino-acid sequence MASKSSKETKEACPVSTAINAFGGKWKPDILYFLNQAPRRFNELRRLIPNVTQRMLTQQLRELQRDGLVNRKQFMEIPPKVVYSLTDLGRSLMPIFNTLENWGKKNAGKVEKARTRYDSASRPKAVK; translated from the coding sequence ATGGCATCAAAATCATCTAAAGAAACGAAAGAAGCCTGCCCGGTAAGCACGGCTATAAACGCGTTCGGCGGAAAGTGGAAACCCGATATACTCTACTTCCTGAATCAGGCCCCGAGACGGTTTAACGAGTTGAGAAGATTAATCCCCAACGTAACCCAGCGTATGCTCACACAGCAGCTGAGAGAGCTCCAAAGGGACGGACTCGTGAACCGCAAACAATTTATGGAGATTCCCCCGAAAGTAGTTTACTCACTGACGGATTTGGGGCGCTCGCTGATGCCGATCTTCAACACGCTCGAGAACTGGGGAAAGAAAAACGCCGGCAAGGTCGAGAAGGCTAGAACCCGATACGATTCTGCTAGTAGACCCAAAGCCGTCAAGTAA
- a CDS encoding DUF2461 domain-containing protein, translating to MERNNTKDWFQGHRDVFEEHVIGPAQEFVVEMGERLRAISPGIVAIPKTDKSIFRIYRDTRFAADKTPYKTHIGILFWEGGRKKLENSGYYLQLNKSSIFMGAGMHCFPRDMIKSYRDSVTNDKRGGQLSRAVASITGNNSYKVGGRHYKRVPAGYDTRHPRADLLRHNGLYAYRESPIPEEIYSPDFIDYCFDVFRDMSPIHFWLLNLRDGE from the coding sequence ATAGAGCGCAATAATACAAAAGATTGGTTTCAGGGGCACCGGGACGTCTTTGAAGAGCACGTAATCGGACCCGCTCAGGAGTTTGTAGTGGAAATGGGAGAGCGTCTTAGAGCCATTTCCCCCGGGATTGTCGCCATACCGAAGACGGATAAATCGATATTCCGAATTTACAGAGATACGAGATTCGCCGCTGACAAGACCCCTTATAAGACTCACATAGGCATCCTTTTCTGGGAGGGCGGGAGAAAAAAGCTCGAAAACTCGGGTTACTATCTTCAGCTTAATAAATCGTCGATTTTTATGGGCGCGGGTATGCACTGTTTCCCCAGGGACATGATAAAGTCCTACAGGGACTCGGTTACGAACGATAAAAGAGGGGGGCAATTGAGCCGGGCCGTAGCATCGATAACAGGGAACAACTCTTACAAAGTCGGAGGCAGGCATTACAAGAGAGTGCCCGCAGGCTACGACACCCGGCATCCGAGAGCTGATTTACTGCGTCATAACGGACTCTACGCCTATCGCGAAAGTCCCATTCCGGAGGAGATATACTCACCGGATTTCATCGATTACTGCTTTGACGTATTCAGGGATATGTCCCCGATACATTTCTGGCTTCTTAATTTGAGAGATGGCGAATAA
- a CDS encoding glutathione S-transferase family protein: MLKIYGSVVSVPTNKVRFAANKLGLDYEFIMVNLAEGEHMTERFLKLNPVGKVPVIDDGGFTLFESNAISKYLSEKNRSSLYPQDLRLRANIDKWIDFTSLHVATALTRVFFNRVLAPFVNVEVDERSISDGLVFLERFLPVVDNQLKENRFLAGEGLTLADLNLLAALDPAEAAQVDLSPYPDLSRWREGLRQEEFYTRCHSSFEEALQSLGN, translated from the coding sequence ATGCTTAAAATCTACGGGAGTGTCGTATCGGTTCCTACGAATAAGGTCAGGTTCGCGGCAAACAAGCTCGGCCTCGATTATGAATTCATCATGGTTAATCTGGCAGAAGGGGAGCACATGACGGAGCGGTTTTTAAAGCTTAATCCCGTGGGAAAGGTCCCGGTAATTGACGACGGGGGATTTACGCTTTTTGAAAGCAATGCTATATCGAAATATCTTTCGGAAAAAAACCGTTCTTCTCTATACCCGCAGGACCTGCGGTTAAGGGCGAATATAGACAAGTGGATTGATTTTACTTCTCTCCATGTCGCTACAGCCCTTACACGTGTATTTTTCAACCGTGTCCTGGCTCCTTTTGTAAATGTCGAGGTGGACGAGAGATCGATCAGTGACGGTCTCGTTTTTCTCGAGCGTTTCCTGCCGGTAGTGGATAATCAGTTAAAGGAGAATAGATTTTTGGCGGGGGAAGGTCTCACGCTCGCTGATTTGAATCTCCTGGCTGCCCTTGACCCGGCCGAGGCAGCTCAGGTGGATTTGTCTCCTTATCCCGATTTGTCTCGCTGGCGTGAAGGTTTGCGGCAGGAAGAATTTTACACGAGATGCCATAGCAGTTTCGAGGAAGCCCTTCAGTCTCTCGGTAATTAG
- a CDS encoding TetR/AcrR family transcriptional regulator translates to MNVLSERGGRTRARIVEAARELFHSNGVRATSIDQILEASGTGKSQFYHYFGSKEDIVHEVLRFYLEIIQSGRAPVNVNIESWNDLERFFYDHIDGIRVFDCRRSCPIGSIGNELASDNEDIRRDVKLVFDYMRDKIALFFENMKAEGEIKKTSDPESMADFCIATVQGALLLAKVNRDSNAAENAVAHAVQYLKSYSE, encoded by the coding sequence ATGAATGTTTTATCGGAAAGGGGCGGCAGGACCCGGGCGCGGATAGTTGAAGCCGCAAGAGAGCTGTTTCACAGTAACGGCGTCCGCGCTACAAGCATAGATCAGATTCTGGAGGCCTCCGGTACCGGCAAGAGCCAGTTCTATCATTACTTCGGGAGCAAAGAGGATATTGTTCACGAGGTCCTTCGTTTCTATCTTGAAATTATTCAAAGCGGCAGAGCGCCTGTGAATGTGAATATAGAGAGCTGGAATGACCTTGAGAGGTTCTTTTACGATCACATAGACGGAATCAGGGTGTTCGACTGCCGGAGGTCCTGTCCGATAGGGTCGATCGGAAACGAGCTTGCCTCCGATAATGAGGATATACGCCGCGACGTAAAGCTGGTCTTTGATTACATGAGGGATAAGATCGCTTTGTTCTTCGAGAACATGAAAGCGGAGGGGGAGATTAAAAAAACATCCGACCCGGAGTCCATGGCGGATTTCTGCATAGCGACAGTACAGGGCGCTTTATTGCTCGCCAAGGTTAACCGGGATTCAAACGCGGCTGAGAATGCCGTCGCCCACGCAGTACAATACCTGAAATCATATTCCGAATAA